Sequence from the Burkholderia stabilis genome:
GATCAGGCCCATCTGCACTGCGGCGAGCGGGCTTTCGAGGTCGCGCTTGCCCGAGTAGCGGCTGTTCGGGCCGCCGCTCAGTTCCAGCCAGATCTTTTCCGAGCCCCAGTAGACGTCGTCCGGTTCCCACGTGTCGACGCGGCCGCCGGCGAAGCCGAAGGTCTTGAAGCCCATCGATTCGAGCGCAACGTTGCCGGTCAGGATCAGCAGGTCGGCCCACGAGATGTTGCGGCCATACTTCTGCTTGATCGGCCACACCAGCCGGCGCGCCTTGTCGAGGCTCACGTTGTCCGGCCAGCTGTTGAGCGGTGCGAAGCGCTGCTGCCCGCCGCCCGCGCCGCCGCGGCCGTCAGCCGTGCGGTACGTGCCGGCGCTGTGCCATGCCATGCGGATGAACAGGCCGCCGTAGTGGCCGAAGTCGGCCGGCCACCAGTCCTGCGACGTCGTCATCAGCGCATGCAGATCCTTCTTCACTGCTGCGAGATCCAGTTGCTTGAACGCCGCGGCGTAGTCGAAATCCTTGTCCATCGGATCGGACAGCGCCGAATGCCGATGCAGGATGTTCAGGTTCAGCTGATTCGGCCACCAGTCCTTGTTCGTCGTGCCGCCGCTTGCGGTGTGGTTGAACGGGCACTTCGATTCGTTCGACATGCGTTTTCTCCTTGGCTTGCTCGTATGTACCCGCCTGCCCGCTTCGGCATCGTGCCGGGCGCGGTTCGTGGCGGATCATTGCGGGGATAAGAAACGAAACAGGCAGGTCCTCCTGTCGTGCTACGGGATGTCGTGCGTGACCTTCGATGCGCGCTTCCCGTGCGTGGCGCCGCAGGCGCGGCGCTCCGGGAAACGGCGGCCGGCAGGCGTGGCGCCGGCGATGCGTGCGGTTTTCCGTGTTTCGGACATGCAATGCTCCCTCATGGCTTGGCGACGGGTGAATCGGGGGAACACAGGACCGGCATGCGGCGGCACTCATCCGCCATACACACGGTCCGCCAGGTACGCGAACGCAATCGGGCGCAGGCTGCGCACCGCAGCCCTGGCGCGATATACGACCTCGTCGCGCGACGGGATGTTCCGCTGCGCATGCTGCAATACCGACCGCATCATGACATCCTCCTTTGACGCTTGCATTCCGAGTGTGAACCGAGCGCCGACACGACGCGATCCACGTAGAGGATTCTATCTACATCTATCAATTATTTGAATTTGATTAATTTCATCTATGCGATAGAGAAAAATAAACGGGGTCGCAAACCCCGTTCATCATGCTGTCGCATGGGCATGCCGCAGCCCGTTCAGTTCATCGTCGCCGGCATGTCGAGCTTCGCGACGCCCGGCAGTTCGCACGCGGTGATCGCGTCGCTGATCGCGTCGATCGCCGGCATCCGCGTGAAGCTCTTGCGCCACACCAGCACCACGCGGCGGTCGGGCACCGGTTCGTTGAACGGCACGTACGACAGCAGCTCGGCATCGGGGCCGTTCGCGCGCGGACCGACCTCGGTGACCGACATCCGCGGCAGCACCGTAATGCCGACGCCGCTCGCGACCATGTGGCGGATCGTCTCGAGCGACGAGCCCTCGAAGGTCTTCTGGATGCCGTCGGCCGTCTGCGAGAAGCGCATCAGTTCCGGACACACGCCGAGCACGTGATCGCGGAAGCAGTGGCCGTTGCCGAGCAGCAGCATGGTTTCCTGCTTCAGGTCCTCGGCGTCGATCTCGTCGCGCTTCTCCCACGGATGGCCGGCGGGCAGCGCGACGACGAACGGCTCGTCGTACAGCGGGCGCACCATCAGGCCGGTTTCCGGGAACGGCAGCGCCATGATCGCGGCGTCGATCTCGCCCTGCTTCAGCAGTTCGAGCAGCTTCAGCGTGTAGTTCTCCTGCAGCATCAGCGGCATCTGCGGAACACGCTGGATCATCTGCTTGACGAGCGTCGGCAGCAGGTACGGCCCGATCGTGTAGATCACGCCGAGGCGGAACGGGCCGACGAGCGGGTCCTTGCCCTGCTTCGCGATCTCCTTGATCGCGAAGGTCTGCTCGAGCACGCGCTGCGCCTGCGTGACGATCTGGTCGCCGATCGGCGTCACGCTCACTTCGCTCGCGCCGCGCTCGAAAATCTGCACGTTGAGCTCGTCTTCAAGCTTCTTGATCGCCACCGACAGCGTCGGCTGGCTCACGAAGCATGCTTCGGCCGCGCGGCCGAAATGCCGCTCGCGCGCGACCGCGACGATGTATTTCAATTCAGTCAGCGTCATTGTGGGTCAATCAGAGATATACAGGCGATAGGTTTAATTTATACACCGTCTGGCACCGGTTCGCCAAGTTTCTCTGCATTTCGATGCACCGAATGGCGGTTTTAAATCCGGCCCCGAATGCGCGAATCAGGCTTTCAGGTACTGCTCGCGCGCGCCGAGCCAGCGTGCGAGATGCTGGGTGACGACGTCGGGATACGCGTCGATCAGCCGCGTCGCGGCGTCGCGCGCCGGATCGATCAACCAGCCGTCGGTTTCGAGGTTCGCAAAGCGCAGCATCGCCGCGCCCGACTGGCGCGCGCCGAGGAATTCGCCGGGGCCACGGATTTCGAGGTCGCGCCGGGCGATCTCGAAGCCGTCGGTCGTCTCGCGCATCGTCTTCAGCCGCTCGCGACCGGTGATCGACAGCGGCCCCGTGTACAGCAGCACGCACACCGATGCCGCGGTGCCGCGCCCGACGCGGCCGCGCAACTGGTGCAGCTGCGCGAGGCCGAAACGCTCGGCGTGTTCGATCACCATCAGCGACGCGTTCGGCACGTCGACGCCGACTTCGATCACGGTCGTCGCGACGAGCAATTGCACGTCGTTGCGCGTGAACGCCTCCATCACGGCCGCCTTGTCGGCCGGCGACAGCCGGCCGTGCACGAGCCCGACCTTCAGCTCGGGCAGCGCCGCGGCGAGCGTCTCGTAGGTTTCGACGGCCGTCTGCAGCTGCAGCGTCTCGCTTTCCTCGATCAGCGGGCACACCCAATACACCTGGCGCCCGGTCAGCGCGGCCTCGCGCACGCGGGCGATCACCTCCTCGCGCCGCGCGTCGCCGACGAGGCGCGTCAGCACGGGCGTGCGGCCCGGCGGCAGCTCGTCGATCGTCGAGACTTCGAGATCCGCGTAGTACGTCATCGCGAGCGTGCGCGGAATCGGCGTGGCCGACATCATCAGCTGGTGCGGCTGGAAATCGCGCGCGCCGTTGGCCGCGTTCGCGGCCTTCGCGCGCAGCGCGAGACGCTGCTCGACGCCGAAACGATGCTGTTCGTCGACGATCACGAGGCCGAGCCGCGCGAATTCGACCGTGTCCTGGATGATCGCGTGCGTGCCGATCACGAGCTGCGCGGTGCCGAGCGCCGCCGCCTCGATCGCCGCGCGCTTCTCCTTCGCCTTCAGGCTGCCCGCGAGCCACGCGACCGTGACGCCGAGCGGCTCAAGCCACGCGCGCAGCTTGCGCGCGTGCTGTTCCGCAAGGATTTCGGTGGGCGCCATCAGCGCGGCCTGGTAGCCGGCATCGATCGCCTGCGTGGCGGCCAGCGCCGCGACGACCGTCTTGCCGCTGCCGACGTCGCCCTGCAGCAGGCGCTGCATCGGGTGCGCGAGCGTGAGGTCGTGCGCAATTTCGTCGACGACGCGCGACTGCGCGCCCGTCAGCGTGAACGGCAGCGCCGCGTAGAGCCGGGTCGTGAGCGCCCCGGCATCGCTCGCGGTGCTTCGCGGCATCGCGGGCGCCGCACGCGTGCGGCGCTCCTCGTGCGCACGCTTGAGCGACAGTTGCTGCGCGAGCAGTTCCTCGAACTTGATGCGCGTCCACGCCGGGTGCGAGCCGTCCATCAGCGCGGCTTCGTCGGAATCGACGCCCGGGTGGTGCAAGATGCGCACGGCCTGCTCGAGCGACGGCACGCCGAGCGGCTTCAGGTAATCGCGCTCGATCTCGGGCGGCAGCAGCTCCGGCAGCGGCGTGCGCTCGACCGCGTTCTCGATCGCCTTGCGCAGATACGCCTGCGACACGCCGGCCGTGCTCGGATAAACGGGCGTGAGCACCTGCGGCAGCGGCGCGTCCGCTTCGACAACCCGCACCGCCGGATGCACCATTTCCATCCCGAAGAAGCCGCCGCGCACATCGCCGCGCACGCGCAGCCGCTGGCCGACGGCCATCTGCTTGACCTGCGAGCCGTAGAAATTCAGGAAGCGCAGCACCAGGTGCTCACCGTCGTCGTCCTGGATCTTCACGACGAGCTGGCGGCGCGGCCGGAACGCGACCTCGTTGTCGAACACGACGCCTTCGGTCTGCGCGATGCCGCCCGGCAGCAGTTCGCCGATCGGCGTGAGCGTGGTTTCGTCCTCATAGCGCATCGGCAGATGCAGCACGAGATCGATCGAGCGTGTGAGGCCGAGCTTCGCGAGCTTGTCGGCGGTCTTCACGGGTTTGTCGGCCGCCTTCTTCTTGCGCTTCGCGCCGGCCGCGCCCGCTTCGTCGCTCGCGGCGGCGCCTTCGGCATCGGGCGCGGCGGCGGCCGGCTGCGCGAGCCGCCCGTCGGCGCCGCGCTTCGGCCCCGCGCGGCGCGGCGCGGCGCGCTGCGGTTCCGCGCCCGGCTCTGCACCGCGCTCCCCTGCGCTGTGCGCGGGTGGCACGGCATCCTCCGCGTCGAACGGATCGGCGGAATCGGCAACGGCAGTGGAGGAACGGCGGGGGGACACAGGCATCGGATCGTCTGGGTGCTTCGCAAGGCAAGTACAATAGCGGCTTTCACGTCGTCCGAACGAACGACGCCGGCCAGGCCGCGCATC
This genomic interval carries:
- the recG gene encoding ATP-dependent DNA helicase RecG — translated: MPVSPRRSSTAVADSADPFDAEDAVPPAHSAGERGAEPGAEPQRAAPRRAGPKRGADGRLAQPAAAAPDAEGAAASDEAGAAGAKRKKKAADKPVKTADKLAKLGLTRSIDLVLHLPMRYEDETTLTPIGELLPGGIAQTEGVVFDNEVAFRPRRQLVVKIQDDDGEHLVLRFLNFYGSQVKQMAVGQRLRVRGDVRGGFFGMEMVHPAVRVVEADAPLPQVLTPVYPSTAGVSQAYLRKAIENAVERTPLPELLPPEIERDYLKPLGVPSLEQAVRILHHPGVDSDEAALMDGSHPAWTRIKFEELLAQQLSLKRAHEERRTRAAPAMPRSTASDAGALTTRLYAALPFTLTGAQSRVVDEIAHDLTLAHPMQRLLQGDVGSGKTVVAALAATQAIDAGYQAALMAPTEILAEQHARKLRAWLEPLGVTVAWLAGSLKAKEKRAAIEAAALGTAQLVIGTHAIIQDTVEFARLGLVIVDEQHRFGVEQRLALRAKAANAANGARDFQPHQLMMSATPIPRTLAMTYYADLEVSTIDELPPGRTPVLTRLVGDARREEVIARVREAALTGRQVYWVCPLIEESETLQLQTAVETYETLAAALPELKVGLVHGRLSPADKAAVMEAFTRNDVQLLVATTVIEVGVDVPNASLMVIEHAERFGLAQLHQLRGRVGRGTAASVCVLLYTGPLSITGRERLKTMRETTDGFEIARRDLEIRGPGEFLGARQSGAAMLRFANLETDGWLIDPARDAATRLIDAYPDVVTQHLARWLGAREQYLKA
- a CDS encoding hydrogen peroxide-inducible genes activator; the encoded protein is MTLTELKYIVAVARERHFGRAAEACFVSQPTLSVAIKKLEDELNVQIFERGASEVSVTPIGDQIVTQAQRVLEQTFAIKEIAKQGKDPLVGPFRLGVIYTIGPYLLPTLVKQMIQRVPQMPLMLQENYTLKLLELLKQGEIDAAIMALPFPETGLMVRPLYDEPFVVALPAGHPWEKRDEIDAEDLKQETMLLLGNGHCFRDHVLGVCPELMRFSQTADGIQKTFEGSSLETIRHMVASGVGITVLPRMSVTEVGPRANGPDAELLSYVPFNEPVPDRRVVLVWRKSFTRMPAIDAISDAITACELPGVAKLDMPATMN